The Primulina tabacum isolate GXHZ01 chromosome 7, ASM2559414v2, whole genome shotgun sequence genome includes a window with the following:
- the LOC142552011 gene encoding putative anion transporter 6, chloroplastic, producing MTAQITLGPERNLSYISCCTKHKASNFIAPVENLSLNASPFNRKLRFKVSCSIKERERENVAGKSRIFNGSEVNDRLEEEISDGEVGLEWDWPPWQNLPQRYKLIGTTSLAFVVCNMDKVNLSVAIIPMSHQFGWNASVAGLVQSSFFWGYALSQLPGGWLAKIFGGRKVLQVGVLVWSLATTFVPILAGFMPGLIFSRILVGIGEGVSPSAATDMIARLIPIGERSRAVSFVFSGLSVGSVLGLLFAPPLIKNYGWGSVFYIFGILGVAWFLGFQFVQEDQAPLNAASLSWPQSDPRSKSSNSSLEELRTSLRDVPWKEFFKSKAVWAMIYAHFCGSWGHYTCLSWLPTYFSEELNLNLTEAAWVSVLPPLASIFVTSIASQLADNLISKGVETTMVRKICQTIAFVSPATCMILSSLDLGLSPWEVVAILTGGLALSSFALSGLYCTHQDISPEYASILLGITNTVGAVPGIVGVALTGYLFDSTHSWGISLFAPSIFFYLTGTIVWLTLASSKPQTFEKSD from the exons ACCTTAGGCCCGGAGCGCAATTTGTCCTACATTTCATGTTGCACAAAGCATAAAGCTTCGAACTTTATAGCTCCAGTGGAAAACTTGAGCTTGAATGCATCTCCCTTCAACAGAAAACTAAGATTTAAAGTTTCTTGCAGTATCAAGGAGAGAGAAAGAGAAAATGTTGCTGGAAAAAGCAGAATATTTAATGGGTCTGAAGTGAACGATCGGTTGGAGGAAGAAATTAGCGACGGTGAAGTGGGTCTGGAATGGGACTGGCCGCCATGGCAGAATCTTCCTCAAAGATATAAGCTTATTGGAACTACGTCTCTTGCCTTTGTTGTTTGCAATATGGATAAG GTGAATTTAAGTGTTGCCATTATCCCAATGTCACATCAATTTGGTTGGAATGCTTCTGTGGCTGGTTTGGTGCAGTCATCTTTCTTCTGGGGTTATGCGTTGAGTCAGTTGCCTGGTGGTTGGCTCGCAAAGATTTTTGGTGGAAG AAAAGTTCTTCAAGTGGGAGTCCTTGTCTGGTCCCTAGCCACAACGTTTGTACCTATTCTTGCTGGGTTCATGCCAGGACTTATCTTTTCCAGAATTTTG GTTGGGATAGGAGAAGGTGTTTCTCCATCAGCTGCCACAGATATGATTGCCAG GTTGATACCGATAGGAGAGCGCTCACGTGCTGTATCTTTTGTGTTTTCTGGTTTGAGTGTTGGAAGTGTCTTGGg GCTTCTTTTCGCTCCTCCTCTTATCAAAAACTATGGCTGGGGTTCTGTATTTTACATTTTTGGCATCCTAGGTGTAGCCTG GTTTCTTGGATTTCAGTTTGTTCAAGAAGATCAAGCTCCACTTAATGCTGCTTCTCTATCAT GGCCACAATCTGACCCTAGGAGCAAGTCATCTAATTCATCTTTGGAAGAGTTGAGAACCTCGCTGAGA GATGTACCCTGGAAAGAATTTTTCAAAAGTAAAGCCGTGTGGGCAATGATATATGCTCACTTTTGTGGAAGTTGGGGTCATTATACCTGCCTGTCTTGGCTTCCCACATACTTCAG TGAGGAGCTGAACCTTAATCTGACAGAAGCTGCATGG GTATCTGTTCTACCTCCTCTAGCTTCAATCTTTGTAACAAGCATTGCATCACAATTAGCTGACAACTTGATTTCCAAGGGTGTTGAAACCACTATG GTGCGGAAAATTTGCCAAACAATCGCATTTGTATCTCCTGCAACTTGCATGATTCTTTCCTCTCTGGACTTAGGGCTGAGTCCATGGGAAGTTGTTGCGATCCTTACTGGAGGTTTAGCTCTGTCGAGTTTCGCCTTATCAG GACTATACTGTACACACCAAGACATTTCTCCTGAATATGCAAGCATCCTTCTG GGCATAACCAACACCGTCGGGGCCGTACCTGGAATTGTTGGTGTTGCTCTCACAGGTTATCTGTTTGATTCAACGCATTCCTGGGGG ATCTCATTATTCGCACCATCGATATTTTTCTACCTTACCGGTACCATTGTATGGTTGACGTTAGCAAGCAGTAAACCACAAACTTTTGAAAAGAGCGACTGA
- the LOC142552012 gene encoding protein OS-9 homolog, which yields MRISWWWAALFLATILKNDVVFTDPIIPAQTGGTFGRSSREPKFNIEFHSEDSPFHPDDDQESIVMPDSSGDKFLCFLPKVEKSKSGKLLSQHNISSMIMDSERQNKIKTPDELLGVLKDRCFIRQEGWWSYEFCHQNKLRQIHVDDDKVVQEFILGVYDSEATEAYNQNLADISTLKDPRSKDASQRYHVHLFTNGTVCDLTNEPRQTEVRFVCSEPRSMISSITELSTCKYALTFQCPTLCKHPLFHEERPVSHTIHCNILAKDNSKEESKSEADIFPGETITMVTNGEFPRSINIEEHAT from the exons ATGAGAATTTCATGGTGGTGGGCGGCGTTATTTTTAGCCACCATTCTCAAGAACGACGTCGTTTTCACAGATCCGATAATCCCAGCTCAAACAG gcGGGACTTTTGGCCGGAGCTCCCGTGAACCAAAATTCAATATCGAATTCCATTCAGAAGACTCGCCTTTCCATCCT GATGATGATCAAGAGTCTATTGTTATGCCCGATAGTAGTGGGGATAAGTTTCTCTGTTTTTTGCCTAAAGTGGAAAAGTCCAAGAGTGGCAAGCTACTTTCTCAACATAATATAAGCAGTATGATTATGGATTCAGAGagacaaaacaaaataaaaacaccAGATGAGCTGTTGGGAGTGCTTAAAGATCGGTGCTTTATCAGG CAAGAGGGATGGTGGTCGTATGAGTTCTGTCATCAGAATAAGTTACGGCAAATTCATGTTGATGATGACAAG GTGGTGCAAGAATTTATCTTGGGTGTCTATGATTCTGAAGCTACAGAAGCCTACAATCAGAACCTTGCTGATATATCTACACTAAAGGATCCACGCTCAAAAGATGCATCTCAAAG GTACCATGTTCATCTGTTCACCAATGGAACTGTCTGTGATTTAACAAATGAACCTCGTCAAACAGAG gttagATTTGTTTGTTCTGAGCCTAGATCAATGATCAGTTCCATCACAGAGTTGTCAACATGTAAATATGCTCTCACATTTCAATGCCCCACGCTTTGCAAGCACCC ATTATTCCATGAAGAAAGGCCGGTGTCGCATACCATTCACTGTAACATCCTTGCCAAAGATAACAGCAAGGAAGAATCAAAGAGCGAGGCTGACATTTTTCCCGGTGAGACTATAACGATGGTGACTAATGGCGAGTTTCCTCGTTCTATAAATATAGAAGAACATGCAACGTGA
- the LOC142552013 gene encoding LOW QUALITY PROTEIN: putative methyltransferase At2g41040, chloroplastic (The sequence of the model RefSeq protein was modified relative to this genomic sequence to represent the inferred CDS: deleted 1 base in 1 codon), whose amino-acid sequence MEITAQKSLLFHQDSTFFPKHSRPCHDFRFCPRPRFSSSRIRATFAVDLDPESTVKREDSSSFDLFACPICYEPLIRKGPSGFNLPAIYRSGFKCKTCKKSYSSRSIYLDLTVTAGTKEYTESKPAGTELFRSPLVSFIYERGWRQNFNTSGFPGPEEEFKMAQDYFKPAEGGILVDVSCGSGLFSRKFAKSGAYSKVIALDFSENMLRQCYDFIKDDNSISSSNLALVRADISRLPFPSGSIDAVHAGAALHCWPSPSNAVAEINRVLRSGGVFVGSTFLRVSSSPPPFLRPFRQRALRNYNYLTEEEIEDLCTSCGLINYTKEVRQSFIMFSAQKP is encoded by the exons ATGGAGATCACTGCTCAAAAGTCACTTCTCTTCCACCAAGATTCTACctttttcccaaaacactctCGTCCTTGTCATGATTTCCGGTTTTGTCCCCGGCCgcgattttcttcttcaagaattCGAGCTACCTTTGCTGTTGATTTAGACCCA GAATCCACCGTAAAAAGAGAAGACTCTTCAAGTTTCGACTTGTTTGCTTGCCCCATTTGCTATGAACCACTAATAAGAAAAGGACCTTCAGGTTTTAACCt GCCAGCAATCTATAGATCTGGTTTCAAGTGTAAGACATGCAAGAAATCATATTCTAGCAGAAGCATTTATCTTGATCTTACTGTAACTGCTGGGACAAAGGAATACACTGAGTCAAAACCAGCAGGAACAGAACTCTTCAG GAGTCCTCTTGTTTCTTTCATATATGAGAGAGGCTGGCGCCAAAACTTTAACACTAGTGGTTTTCCTGGTCCTGAAGAAGAG TTCAAGATGGCACAAGATTATTTTAAACCAGCAGAAGGTGGCATCCTCGTAGACGTTAGCTGTGGAAGTGGTTTGTTTTCTAGGAAATTTGCCAAATCAGGAGCCTATTCAAAAGTtattgctctcgatttttcagaaaatatgcTTCGCCAATGTTATGATTTCATAAAAGATGACAATTCTATCTCGAGCTC CAATCTTGCTCTTGTGAGAGCCGACATTTCCAGGCTTCCCTTTCCGTCTGGTTCAATTGACGCTGTTCATGCTGGTGCAGCCTTGCATTGCTGGCCATCTCCTTCCAATGCA GTAGCTGAAATAAATCGAGTTTTGCGG AGCGGTGGTGTGTTTGTTGGAAGTACATTCCTTCGAGTCAGTTCGTCACCTCCTCCTTTCTTAAGGCCTTTTAGACAG AGGGCTTTGAGGAACTATAACTATTTGACGGAAGAGGAGATCGAGGATTTGTGCACTTCGTGTGGACTTATTAATTATACCAAGGAAGTTCGGCAATCGTTTATCATGTTTTCTGCTCAGAAACCCTGA
- the LOC142552014 gene encoding uncharacterized protein LOC142552014: MVHTYTPTYYRSLQDSISSICNTILPFSFKKQRLPAILAAEQQLSKQQSDNLKWEQDSFHQILKLMGLCKEGIIAESGVSAFRTHLLERLMASPIDYEPSIILKDKLIFLQELLYAKCISEEEYHASKRPLLQRLAIQGAEIEAKDVIVGGAQKEASNDEWSVINLKDEKRCERLTSRNNQKVESPIKQRKVVASAFDFVSRNKNVKFKDDTSGIGCKNIRPAEQRISNFNIPRNELAISSENPFWNGHLDEKESETKYILMLESSPARSGGNKGKKKPFRVLFQREPKEVYGGDCSGNGSVLEGKDKVNSKKISWGFDGFRKWKKNDSKDETAPLSVSEKSDGVSYTEQLVANPIGEGPDTKKMKRKLHPNGAPIDFFIDKVLEENVKKELTRIQEELRANNPNVHLSDDQIETISTRLPVDTEDLTKFFPKTWCDKYGDVVLDVVRKEFKDHVGDVGNPHIAAANSGECNSKRWTTFDDDENSHPNLFAPQASLASSKNTRASLNSSSIDKGFKYNLFFDM; encoded by the exons ATGGTGCACACATATACTCCAACGTACTACAGATCACTGCAAGACTCTATCAGCTCGATCTGCAACACAATCCTCCCATTTTCATTCAAGAAGCAGAGACTTCCGGCGATCTTGGCTGCGGAACAGCAGCTGTCAAAGCAGCAGTCGGATAATCTGAAATGGGAGCAAGATTCGTTTCACCAGATTCTTAAGTTGATGGGTCTTTGTAAAGAGGGGATTATAGCTGAATCTGGGGTATCTGCTTTCAGAACTCACCTTCTTGAGAGGCTTATGGCTTCGCCCATCGACTACGAGCCGTCCATTATTTTGAAGGATAAGTTGATCTTCTTGCAG GAGTTACTCTATGCCAAATGTATATCAGAGGAAGAGTATCATGCGTCAAAGAGGCCTTTGTTGCAGAGGTTAGCAATCCAGGGAGCTGAAATTGAGGCGAAAGATGTAATAGTCGGAGGGGCTCAAAAGGAAGCTTCAAATGATGAGTGGTCTGTAATAAACTTGAAAGACGAGAAGCGGTGTGAGAGATTGACATCGAGGAATAATCAGAAAGTAGAGTCACCTATAAAGCAAAGGAAAGTGGTTGCATCTGCTTTCGATTTTGTATCACGGaataaaaatgtaaagtttAAAGATGATACAAGTGGCATAGGATGTAAAAATATCAGGCCAGCAGAACAAAGAATTAGCAACTTCAATATTCCTAGAAACGAACTTGCCATTTCTTCTGAAAACCCGTTTTGGAATGGGCATTTAGATGAAAAAGAAAGtgaaacaaaatatattttaatgctgGAGAGCTCACCGGCAAGAAGTGGTGGCAACAAAGGGAAAAAGAAACCCTTTAGGGTTCTTTTTCAGAGAGAACCAAAGGAAGTATATGGTGGTGATTGTAGTGGAAATGGTTCGGTCCTTGAAGGGAAAGATAAGGtaaattcaaagaaaatatCATGGGGGTTCGATGGATTCAGGAAATGGAAGAAAAACGATTCTAAGGATGAAACAGCTCCACTGTCTGTAAGTGAAAAATCAGATGGTGTTAGCTACACGGAGCAGCTTGTAGCCAATCCGATCGGGGAAGGACCAGACACCAAGAAAATGAAGCGGAAATTGCATCCAAATGGAGCTCCCATAGATTTTTTCATTGACAAG GTTTTAGAAGAGAACGTGAAAAAGGAACTAACACGGATCCAAGAAGAACTCCGTGCAAATAATCCAAACGTTCATCTGTC GGATGATCAAATTGAAACTATCTCAACTAGGCTTCCGGTCGATACTGAGGACCTGACAAAGTTCTTTCCCAA AACATGGTGCGATAAATACGGGGATGTTGTGTTGGATGTAGTAAGAAAAGAATTCAAGGACCATGTCGGAGATGTGGGAAATCCTCACATTGCAGCTGCAAATTCGGGGGAGTGCAACTCGAAAAGATGGACGACGTTTGATGATGATGAAAACTCGCATCCAAATCTCTTTGCTCCACAAGCAAGCTTAGCTTCCTCAAAGAACACCCGTGCATCTCTCAATAGCAGCAGTATCGATAAGGGGTTCAAGTATAACCTTTTCTTTGATATGTAG
- the LOC142552015 gene encoding uncharacterized protein LOC142552015, with translation MAGMLPGVEAARRRRFSQTRNSNHGANSSLCLYERNHGFHISSSYIMRSSIGSQEECDQSLDTVAREAKKRLDERLNSSHLKSVNKRALQGQERSLHVKEQGTYLRMEKR, from the exons ATGGCTGGAATGCTTCCTGGAGTTGAAGCTGCAAGAAGGAGAAGGTTCTCTCAGACCCGTAATTCCAATCATGGCGCCAACTCTTCTTTATGTCTCTACGAAAGAAACCATGGATTTCACATCAGTTCAAGCTATATAATG AGAAGTTCCATCGGCAGCCAGGAAGAATGTGATCAGAGCCTTGATACCGTGGCCAGAGAAGCCAAGAAAAGGTTGGATGAAAGGCTGAATTCATCCCATCTTAAATCTGTGAATAAAAG GGCTTTACAAGGCCAAGAAAGATCACTACATGTGAAGGAACAGGGAACATACTTGCGGATGGAAAAACGATAA
- the LOC142552016 gene encoding uncharacterized protein LOC142552016, with product MKPGSGIKYLAEEKKLTPIKYAGSPALDGLTHVKDPRTASGRKKHHDKISESWPFESRKSKKFGKIPGEKKKHRKEMIAAKHRDRMINGGVDLQLINSKLQQMVLDGVGILSFQPMHSRDCSQVRRLASIYRLRSLCNGSGKKRFVTVSRTHHTCMPCASDKFRLEKLIGADKDDADLPVVGTMTPQFQRDTGASTSNGPQYSRARSNKQARSNKIAGKVGSYASQPVSFVSRGVMNSETIDTENISPETKDVLSNSVEIGAFEMHTTGFGSKMLAKWGFVEGGGLGKDGQGLSHPIEVVQRPKSLGLGAEAPETSTNLVNIHVPPKPTRSSAKSSNANDKLAKKDTQKLGSFEKHTKRFGSKMMAKMGFVQGMGLGKDSQGMVNPLVAVWRPKARGLGAMG from the exons ATGAAACCTGGATCAGGAATAAAGTATCTTGCTGAAGAGAAAAAACTAACACCAATTAAATATGCTGGGTCACCTGCTCTTGATGGCCTAACACATGTTAAGGATCCAAGAACTGCGTCTGGGAGAAAGAAACACCATGATAAAATATCAGAGTCTTGGCCTTTCGAATCTCGAAAAAGCAAAAAGTTTGGGAAAATACCAG GGGAGAAAAAGAAACACCGTAAAGAAATGATTGCAGCGAAGCATCGGGATAGAATGATTAACGGTGGTGTAGATCTCCAGCTGATAAATTCA aaATTGCAGCAAATGGTTCTCGATGGTGTAGGTATCCTATCATTTCAGCCTATGCACTCACGTGATTGTTCACAG GTTCGAAGACTAGCTTCAATATACCGACTGAGAAGCTTGTGCAATGGATCTGGCAAGAAGAG ATTTGTCACAGTGTCGCGGACTCATCATACGTGTATGCCATGCGCTAGTGATAAATTTCGACTTGAGAAG CTGATAGGAGCTGACAAAGATGATGCTGATTTACCTGTTGTCGGTACAATGACTCCTCAATTTCAAAGAGACACTGGTGCTTCCACTTCAAATGGCCCGCAATATTCTCGGGCAAGATCAAATAAGCAAGCAAGAAGCAATAAAATCGCTGGAAAAGTTGGCTCTTACGCTTCTCAGCCTGTATCCTTCGTTTCTCGTGGCGTGATGAATTCTGAAACGATTGACACAGAAAACATATCCCCAGAGACCAAAGATGTCTTATCTAACTCTGTGGAAATTGGGGCATTTGAGATGCACACCACCGGTTTTGGCTCGAAAATGTTGGCTAAATGGGGATTTGTGGAAGGCGGGGGCTTAGGAAAGGATGGCCAAGGTTTGTCGCATCCCATTGAAGTTGTTCAACGTCCTAAATCACTCGGATTGGGCGCCGAGGCTCCTGAAACAAGCACTAACTTAGTGAACATCCATGTTCCACCCAAGCCAACAAGATCAAGTGCCAAGTCTTCTAATGCAAATGATAAATTAGCGAAGAAAGACACTCAAAAACTCGGTTCTTTTGAGAAGCACACGAAGAGGTTTGGATCAAAGATGATGGCGAAGATGGGTTTTGTGCAAGGAATGGGTTTAGGCAAGGATTCTCAAGGCATGGTGAACCCTTTAGTCGCTGTCTGGCGGCCGAAGGCACGGGGACTAGGAGCCATGGGTTGA